GGCTGGCTGGCGGCGGGTACAATAAGATACTTCCCGTTCATATCCATTTTGATCACAATAAAATCAGCCTCGGCAATATTGGCAACAATCAGGGCGAGCGGATAATTGTCGTCAAATTCAATATCTGCTGTCGAAACCGGGTCATTTTCATTAATGATCGGGATAATGCTCATATCAAGAAGTGTATTGAAGGTGTTCCGGGTATTTTGAACACGTTCGGGGTAATCGATAATGTCACTCGTGAGCAATACCTGTGCAATGATCTGGTTGTAATCATCAAAAAAACGTTGGTAGCAACGGATAAGCTCTGCCTGACCTACAGCTGCAGTAGCCTGCATATCGATTTGTCCTGTAGGTATCCTTGACAGTTTAAGTTTTTCGGCTCCAAGAACGATGGCTCCTGAAGACACAACAAGTACATGCTTGCCGCTGTTATGCAGATTGGTGAGCACCATGGCCAGGCGGTCCATCTTCCGGTTGCTTATCTTACCGTTTGAACCGAGCAAGGTTGAAATCTCTATCCTGACTACTATTGTTTGCTTTCTCTTTCCCATCATCTTTCTAATAAGTGGCGAAACGCCCGGTCTTTTTTTTCGAAATCAAAGCTTTGCATGACCGAATTCATTTTATCAGTAATGAGGTCATTGCATAAATTGCCGATACTGCCGGCATGGGTGTGATTCACTGTTTTAGCCGGATTGTAGGTGCCTTCAGCAATTGTTTTGGCTACCATTTTGTAGGCTTCCCTGAACGGAACACCCTGCAGAACCAGTTTATTCACCTCTTCCACAGAGAACACATACCGGTACCTTTCATCACTCAGCACATTTTGTGCCGGTTTAATCCCTGAAACAGCATATGTAGCTATTTTCAGGCAGTTGCTGAAATTGTCGAACACAGGCAGAAAAACTTCTTTTATCACCTGCATATCCCTGAAATATCCCGAAGGCAGATTGATCAGCATGTTGCCGATTTCCGCAGGCATGGCCTGAATGCGATTACAATGTGAACGGATCAGTTCAAAAACATCAGGGTTTTTTTTATGGGGCATTATACTCGAACCGGTTGTCATTTCATCCGGAAGAGAAATAAACCCAAAGTTCTGACTGTTAAATAAACAGATATCATTTGCCAATCGCGAAACGGTTGATGCCAGTGAGGCAAGTGCAAAGGATACGATCCTCTCTGTTTTTCCACGGCTCATCTGGGCCTGGATAACATTATAATTCATGCTTGAAAAACCAAGCAGGTCGGTAGTCATCTGCCTGTCGACAGGAAAGGACGAACCGTAACCGGCAGCAGAGCCGAGCGGATTCTGATCAGCCACATTATAGGCGGCCTGCAGTAAACGCATGTCGTCGATAAGGCTCTCGGCATAACCTCCAAGCCATAGTCCAAAGGATGAAGGCATGGCAACCTGCAGATGGGTATAACCCGGAATTAACAAGTCTTTTAATTCATTGCTCCGGGAAATCAGCAGTTCGAATAAATCATGGGTTTGCCCGGCTATTTCCTGTATGCGATCACGTATAAAAAGCTTGATGTCAACCAGCACCTGGTCGTTGCGCGACCTGGCAGCGTGTATTTTTTTCCCTGTATCCCCCAGTTTCCGTGTAAGCAACACTTCCACCTGGGTATGAACATCCTCACTTTCCGGTTCAATCACGAAAAGCTGATCACGGGTGAGGTTAAAAATGGATATAAGCTCATTTCTCAGTAACAGCCATTCTTCTTTCCGGAGTAAGCCAATATGCTCCAGCATTTGAATATGCGCCAGCGATCCGAGTACGTCATAGGGAGCAAGCAACAAATCGAGTTCACGGTCTTTTCCGACTGTAAACTGTTCAATCAGCTTGTCTGTTTGTATATTTTTATCCCAGAGTTTCATGACAATACGGTGATATTACCTCCGGAAATTTATTCCGTAAGTATATGTCGGACAGGGTTATTTAGAAAAAACTATTACTTACCCTTACGCCGGGTAATGGCATGGTGTGCCATTAAACGTATGGCGTTGATCTTAATAAAGCCTGCGCTGTCTTTTTGATCAAAGCCACCTGCGATATCCATGCTTGAAAGTTCCTTGTCATACAGCGAGCTGGGTGAAACACGCCCGTCAATAATAACATTTCCCTTATAAAGCGTAAGATAGACCACACCTGTAATCAATTCCTGGCTTTTGTCAATCGCCGAACTGAGGAATTCCATTTCGGGACTGAACCAGAAGCCGTTGTATACAATTTCCGCAAACACAGGTGAAAGCATGTTTCTCAACCGCATAACCTCGCGGTCCATGGCAATGCCCTCTATATCCATGTGGGCATGCAACAGGATTGTTCCTGCCGGTGTTTCATAAACACCGCGTGATTTGATTCCCACAAACCGGTTTTCAACCATGTCAAGCAAACCGATTCCGTTTTGCCCGCCTACTTTGTTAAGATAAATGAACAATTCAAGCGGATCTGAAACGCTGACACCTTCTTCGGGGTTAACCACTTTAACCGGAATTCCGTCGGTGAAATGAATTTCAAGATGTGTTTCTTTATCAGGAGCCAGCTGCGGGGGAACCATTTTGGTCAGCATGTCTTTTTCAGGCCTGTATGCCGGATCCTCAAGGATGCCTGCTTCATGGCTAATATGCATGAGATTGTCGTCTTCGCTGTAAGGTTTTTTAACTGTAGCCTTAACCGGAATTCCTTTTTCCTGCGCATAATTCAGCATATCCGTTCTTCCTTTGAACTGATCAAGGAACTCCTGCATTTTCCAAGGGGCAAGGACCTTAATCTTGGGATTCAAAGCATAATAGGATAACTCAAAACGAACCTGGTCATTTCCTTTCCCTGTGGCACCATGTGAAACCCATTCCGCGTTCTCTAGAGCTGCAATTTCAATCTGGTATTTTGCAATAACGGGTCGTGCAAGCGAGGTTCCAAGCAGGTACCTGCTTTCATAAACAGCATTTGCCTTCAGGGCCGGGAAAATATAATCGGTTACAAATTCTCTTTTCAGATCTTTAATATACACTTTTGATGCGCCGATTTTCAGCGCCTTTTTCTCAACCTCAGCAAAATCATCATCCTGTCCCACATCAGCTACATATGCAATCACCTCATACCCTTTTTCAATAAGCCATTTAAGGATAACCGAAGTATCAAGACCTCCGCTGTAAGCCAGTACTACTTTTTCTTTCTTCATCAGATTACTTAATCTTATTTTTTAATTCAGGAATAATAATAATTAACGTATTGACTACGTCCTTCTCGGTGACATTGTCATGGGGAATGATCAGAATGGTATCATCTCCGGCAAGAGTTCCGACAATTTCAAACGGGTTAAATTTGTCAATCAGTGAAGCGATGCTTGGGGCATAACCCGGCAAAGTGCGGATAATTCCCAGCTTGTTGGCAAACTGGATGGATACGAAACCCTGTGCCGCATAACTTTCAGCCAGTTCCTGGCCGGGCAGATGATGCTGATCAGGTAATTCGTAGATGTAGCCTTTTTCCACATCAGAGATTTTGTTAACTTTAAGAAACTTAAGATCCCTCGAAAGTGTGGCCTGGGTGTAATTAAGTCCCTTTTTTTCCAGCAGTTCAAGCAATTCCTCCTGACTGGATACTTTTTGGGAGGAAATAATGTTCCGGATGGCTAAAAGCCTTTCTGTCCTGTTTCCCATATTATATTGTATAGATATTCAATAGCGTTGCAAATATATACAACTATTTATTAATATGCAAGCGGAATTTAAAAATATTTGTACTTTTGGGCCAAATATAGGACTATTTTTCTTCAGCTTTTTTAATACCGATGGATAAATCAATCAGTAAAGTCATTGTTCTGGGTTCCGGTGCCCTTAAGATCGGGGAGGCAGGTGAGTTTGATTATTCAGGATCGCAGGCTCTGAAAGCTATGCGTGAAGAAGGAATAAAAACCGTGCTGATCAATCCAAACATAGCCACAGTACAAACCACTGAAGGCATTGCTGATATCATTTATTTTCTCCCGGTTACTCCCTATTTCGTTGAACAGGTAATTAAAAAGGAGAAGCCTGACGGTATCCTGCTTTCATTTGGGGGGCAGACCGCTCTGAATTGCGGAATTGCCTTATTTAAAAACGGGGCTCTTGAACGCCATAATGTAAGGGTTTTGGGAACGCCGGTCCAGGCCATAATGGATACGGAAGACAGGGACCTGTTTATTCGTAAGCTGAATGAAATTGATGTAAAAACAATACAAAGTTTTGCTGTCACTGAAACCGAAAAGGCCGTTGAAGCTGCTGCCAATCTTGGTTATCCGGTTATCATACGTGCGGCTTATACACTCGGAGGTCAGGGTAGCGGTTTTTGCAACAACGAGGAAGAACTAAGAAGGATGGCTGAAAAAGCCTTTTCCTATGCACCGCAAATCCTTGTTGAAAAATCCTTAAAGGGCTGGAAAGAAGTGGAATATGAGGTAGTACGCGATTGCTTCGACAATTGCATTACCGTTTGTAATATGGAAAATTTTGATCCGCTGGGAATTCATACCGGGGAAAGCATTGTAGTTGCTCCATCCCAGACCCTCACTAATTCCGAATATCATTCGCTTCGCCAGCTTGCCATAAAAATTATACGGCATATCGGAATTGTAGGTGAATGCAATATCCAGTATGCACTCGATCCCATTTCCGAGGACTACAGGGTTATTGAAGTAAATGCCCGACTGTCGCGTTCAAGTGCCCTCGCCTCCAAAGCTACCGGTTATCCTCTTGCTTTTGTAGCCGCAAAACTGGCGCTCGGATACGGATTGCATGAAATTAAGAATTCAATTACAAAAACTACTTCTGCCTTTTTTGAGCCGGCACTCGACTATATCGTTTGTAAAATTCCGCGATGGGACCTGAATAAATTCATCGGCGTTTCCAAGCAGATCGGAAGCAGTATGAAGAGCGTGGGTGAAGTAATGGCCATTGGCCGTACCTTTGAGGAAGCTATCCAGAAAGGTCTGAGAATGATCGGCCAGGGAATGCATGGTTTTGTGGGTAACCGTGATCTTGAATTTGAGGATATTGCAAAGGAACTTTCGGAACCTACCGATATGCGCATATTTGTTATTGAGGAGGCTTTCGAGAAGGGATGGACGGTTGAAAAGATCCATCAGGCTACCCGTATTGATCCCTGGTTCCTTCACAAGCTGAAGCACATTTACGATCACAAAAACGAACTTGAAAAATATAATGCCCCGGAAGATTTACCTGCTGAGCTCCTTCGTAAAGCAAAGATCCTGGGGTTCTCCGATTTCCAGGTAGCCCGTTCCGTAATGAAAGATATGCATGAATATATGCATGACGGGGTAATGACAATCAGGGAATTGAGGAAAAAATTGAAAATCGTTCCTGTTGTAAAACAAATTGATACACTGGCAGCCGAATACCCGGCTATGACCAATTACCTGTACCTGACTTACAGCGGAACATCAAATGATGTTAAATATCTGGGTGATCACAGGTCAGTTATCGTATTAGGATCAGGAGCATACCGCATTGGTAGCAGTGTTGAATTCGACTGGTGCAGCGTTAATGCCCTTTATGCTATTAATAAAGAAGGGTACAGGTCAGTTATGATCAATTATAATCCTGAAACCGTGAGCACCGATTATGATATTTGTGACCGCCTGTATTTTGATGAGCTCTCTTTTGAAAGGGTAATGGATATCATTGAGCTAGAAAATCCCCATGGAGTCATTCTTTCCATGGGAGGCCAGATACCCAATAACCTGGCCATGCGCCTGCATGATCAGAAGGTTAACATTTTGGGCACATCGCCCATGTCGATTGACAGGGCTGAAAACCGGCATAAATTCTCTACACTTTGCGATAACCTCAGAATTGACCAGCCACGCTGGAAAGAGCTTACCAGTATACAGGACACCTACGACTTTGTTGATGAAGTGGGTTTTCCCGTTCTCATCCGGCCTTCATATGTGCTTTCAGGTGCAGCCATGAACGTGGTTTCCAACAAGGAAGAAATGGAACATTACCTGAAACTGGCTGCTAAGGTTTCACGACAATATCCGGTTGTAGTCTCAGAATTCATTGAACAGGCCAAAGAAATTGAACTTGATGCAGTTGCCCGAAATGGTGAACTCGTTGCTTATGCCATCAGCGAGCACGTGGAGTTTGCCGGAGTACATTCTGGTGATGCCACGATCGTTTTCCCGGCACAGAAAATTTACTTTGAAACCATGCGCCGTATTAAGCGCATTTCAAGGATGATCGCCAAAGAACTTAATATTTCAGGTCCTTTCAATATTCAGTTCCTCGCCAAGGACAATGATATAAAAGTTATTGAATGCAACTTGCGGGCATCAAGAAGCTTTCCCTTTGTATCCAAAATCCTCAAGGTCAATTTTATTGAACTGGCAACCCGGGTTATCCTGGGCAAGGAAGTTGAAAAACCGGGGAAATCGGTATTTGATCTTGATTGCATTGGAATAAAAGCGCCTCAGTTCTCCTTTTCAAGATTGCTCAAAGCTGATCCAATCCTTGGAGTTGATATGGCCTCTACGGGTGAAGTAGGATGTATCGGTGAAAACTTTTATGAGGCTATACTTAAATCGATGCTTTCAGTCGGATATAATTATCCCAAGAAAAACATACTATTATCTACCGGACCTATGAGGTCAAAAGTGGAATTGGTAAACAGTTGTAAACTTTTAATTGATAAAGGGTATAATTTATTCGGAACCCATGGAACAGCCCAGTTCCTGGAAATGAACGGAATTCCATGCACAATGCTGCATTGGCCCGATGAGGATAAAAAGCCTAACACGCTGGATTATCTTAAGAGCAAAATGATAGATCTTGTAATCAATATTCCGAAAGACCTGTCGAAGAGTGAGCTTAGCAACGACTACCTCATTCGCCGCAGTGCAGTGGATTACAATATTCCGCTGATTACAAACGCAAGGCTTGCCAGTGCCTTCCTTACCGCATTGTGCAAAATTTCACTTGAAGAAATTGCGATTAAAAGCTGGGATGAGTATTAATCGCAGCGGGCCGGTTTCTCCGGGTTATTTTTGTAGTCAAACATCATTTCGATTTCTTCCACTGTAATACGCGGAGTGGACAATGACGGAAGTTTGTCAGGCGTAAAAAAGCCCACTTCGCTTGTTTCCATGCCAATCTTTAATTCACCACCGGTTTCCTCGCAGAGTACGAAAATTTTATATATATGATATAAATCGGGCGGGTGGTTATGTTTATTTTTGTCGAGCACTGCCAGAAGTTTAACAGGCCTGACTACAAGCCCGGATTCTTCAAAAACCTCTTTAGCTGAATTTTCAAACGGGCTTAAACCTACATCAGCCCATCCACCGGGAACCGACCAGTTACCATCAATCGTTTCTCTTACGAGCAGAATGGCATTATCCCTGAAAACGACTCCTCTTACGTCTACTTTAGGAGTGGGATAGCCCTTTTCACTGGCAAATCCGTTTAACAGACTTTCGAGATTCATTCCCGAATAATGCTGCATGATATCAAGACTTAAGCTTCTGATTTGCTCATACCGGTCAATGTCGTATTTATTGTCTGAATATTCAAGGCCTGCCTGAGCTACGGCTTGCAATCTCCTGGCCATCTCAAGCCATGCATAACTTCCTTTTTCCATCCTGGTTATAGTAATTTATTTCTTTTCATAATATATAACATAACTCCCGCAGTGACCAACATCAGGCCAAGCGCCATGGGGTATCCGACTTTCCAGGATAATTCAGGCATGAACCTGAAATTCATCCCATAAATGCCGGCTATCAGGGTGAGGGGTACAAACAGCGTTGTAATAATGGTCAGCATTTTCATTGTAGCATTAAGCCGGTTGTTTATATTTGAATTATTGATTTCAAGCAGGTCAGAAAGTGTATCACGGCTTGTTTCAAACATGGTTACAATGTTATTGATATGATCTTTTACATCGTGTAAAAACGGCAGGGTTTCATCCTCTATTAGCGGATAATCTCCCTGTATCATATTCATCAAAGCCTCCCGCATAGGGTAAACCACACTGCGCATCTCACTCATCGGTTGTTTTATCCTGTATAAATTGCGAATATAATTTGTGTCAGGATGCTCCAGTAGAACAGCTTCCATTTTATCTATTTTATTATCTATCTCATTAACTACACTATAATAAGTATCAATTACAGCATCGGTTAAAAGATAGAAAAGATAATCGGGTTTCTTCTGACGCGCTTTGCTTTTTCCGTTTTCAATGCGAGCCTTAATTTCATTAAATACCTTGTTTTCCGAATCTTTAAAAACGATCACATAAAATTCTCCCAGCAACAAACCAATATGTTTCATATCTAAATCCCCGCTGGCTTTGAGGTCAATCAGTTTTAACGTGACTAAAAGCTGATCACCGGATTCCTGTATGCTGGGTATTTCGGCTTCACTTATAGCATCTTCCATGACCATCGGGTGAATGCCGAAAAAATTTCCCAGCTCATCGATGTCATCCTGTTCGGTTAAATTATTAATAATTATTAAATTAATTTTGTCTTTGTCTACTAAGGGTTTAAGATCCTGAATATCTTTAGTGGCATCCCGCTTTGCCGTTTTCTCATCATAAACAAGAATTTCAATTTCAAGGGGATCTTCATCTTTAAATGCCATTTTCCTTTCCAACGACTCACGTTTCAGTTCGCGAAAGGTTTTCTTTTTAGCCATAATCCGGTATTTATGTAAAATTACCTTTTATTTTTAAACGATTCTGCTTTCATGTGTTATTGGGTTTGAAAACTTCCTGCAAAACAGCCCAGGATTTAAGGCGTGAAAAATCTTCAATATGCACTGTATAATAGCGGATGATTCTTTCAAGGAGTTCATTTCGTTGGGTATGACCAAATCGTTCCAGGTCAGGCGGGCCCTGAGGACTGTTGATTAATTCAATAAGTGCAGTTGAAGCTCTTTCAGATAAACCCGCAAACTCATGTATAACCGGTGAAACCGTGGCAGGAGTGCCTGAACCCGGGAAAAAACCAAGGTACCGGGTTAACTGGAGCATAAACCAATGGTGAAACCATGAAGTGTTTTCATCTTTGGCATCGAGTAACTGAAAAGCATGAAAAACAAAAGAAAACAAAAGGGGATTATGTTCTTCTTCCTGTAGACTTAAATATAATACTTCTGCAAGAAATAAAGCCACAGCGCTTTTGGAAGTATTATAAGGTATTGAATTATATATATGTGCAGCGGTTGCTTCTTTCAATCGTTGAATAGTATGATTCTGTCGGTAGTAAAAATCCGTTTCCAAAAGAGTCAGGGGCTGAAATAATATGGCCGGAATCTTTGATTTTTTTGATTTTACACCACTTACTATTCCGCTGATCCTGCCGAATTTTTCTGTATAAAATGTGACGATCAGGCTGGATTCTCCATATTTAACCTGGTGCAAAACAATTGCCCTTGTTTTATTAAGCATAGGTAAGTTTAGTGGATGAACAGTAATTTTGTAACATATGTTTTAGTACCGTCCTCATTAGTACAAAAAAC
Above is a window of Bacteroidales bacterium DNA encoding:
- a CDS encoding NUDIX hydrolase, whose amino-acid sequence is MEKGSYAWLEMARRLQAVAQAGLEYSDNKYDIDRYEQIRSLSLDIMQHYSGMNLESLLNGFASEKGYPTPKVDVRGVVFRDNAILLVRETIDGNWSVPGGWADVGLSPFENSAKEVFEESGLVVRPVKLLAVLDKNKHNHPPDLYHIYKIFVLCEETGGELKIGMETSEVGFFTPDKLPSLSTPRITVEEIEMMFDYKNNPEKPARCD
- the recO gene encoding DNA repair protein RecO, which encodes MLNKTRAIVLHQVKYGESSLIVTFYTEKFGRISGIVSGVKSKKSKIPAILFQPLTLLETDFYYRQNHTIQRLKEATAAHIYNSIPYNTSKSAVALFLAEVLYLSLQEEEHNPLLFSFVFHAFQLLDAKDENTSWFHHWFMLQLTRYLGFFPGSGTPATVSPVIHEFAGLSERASTALIELINSPQGPPDLERFGHTQRNELLERIIRYYTVHIEDFSRLKSWAVLQEVFKPNNT
- a CDS encoding argininosuccinate synthase, with product MKKEKVVLAYSGGLDTSVILKWLIEKGYEVIAYVADVGQDDDFAEVEKKALKIGASKVYIKDLKREFVTDYIFPALKANAVYESRYLLGTSLARPVIAKYQIEIAALENAEWVSHGATGKGNDQVRFELSYYALNPKIKVLAPWKMQEFLDQFKGRTDMLNYAQEKGIPVKATVKKPYSEDDNLMHISHEAGILEDPAYRPEKDMLTKMVPPQLAPDKETHLEIHFTDGIPVKVVNPEEGVSVSDPLELFIYLNKVGGQNGIGLLDMVENRFVGIKSRGVYETPAGTILLHAHMDIEGIAMDREVMRLRNMLSPVFAEIVYNGFWFSPEMEFLSSAIDKSQELITGVVYLTLYKGNVIIDGRVSPSSLYDKELSSMDIAGGFDQKDSAGFIKINAIRLMAHHAITRRKGK
- the argH gene encoding argininosuccinate lyase, with the protein product MKLWDKNIQTDKLIEQFTVGKDRELDLLLAPYDVLGSLAHIQMLEHIGLLRKEEWLLLRNELISIFNLTRDQLFVIEPESEDVHTQVEVLLTRKLGDTGKKIHAARSRNDQVLVDIKLFIRDRIQEIAGQTHDLFELLISRSNELKDLLIPGYTHLQVAMPSSFGLWLGGYAESLIDDMRLLQAAYNVADQNPLGSAAGYGSSFPVDRQMTTDLLGFSSMNYNVIQAQMSRGKTERIVSFALASLASTVSRLANDICLFNSQNFGFISLPDEMTTGSSIMPHKKNPDVFELIRSHCNRIQAMPAEIGNMLINLPSGYFRDMQVIKEVFLPVFDNFSNCLKIATYAVSGIKPAQNVLSDERYRYVFSVEEVNKLVLQGVPFREAYKMVAKTIAEGTYNPAKTVNHTHAGSIGNLCNDLITDKMNSVMQSFDFEKKDRAFRHLLER
- the carB gene encoding carbamoyl-phosphate synthase (glutamine-hydrolyzing) large subunit — translated: MDKSISKVIVLGSGALKIGEAGEFDYSGSQALKAMREEGIKTVLINPNIATVQTTEGIADIIYFLPVTPYFVEQVIKKEKPDGILLSFGGQTALNCGIALFKNGALERHNVRVLGTPVQAIMDTEDRDLFIRKLNEIDVKTIQSFAVTETEKAVEAAANLGYPVIIRAAYTLGGQGSGFCNNEEELRRMAEKAFSYAPQILVEKSLKGWKEVEYEVVRDCFDNCITVCNMENFDPLGIHTGESIVVAPSQTLTNSEYHSLRQLAIKIIRHIGIVGECNIQYALDPISEDYRVIEVNARLSRSSALASKATGYPLAFVAAKLALGYGLHEIKNSITKTTSAFFEPALDYIVCKIPRWDLNKFIGVSKQIGSSMKSVGEVMAIGRTFEEAIQKGLRMIGQGMHGFVGNRDLEFEDIAKELSEPTDMRIFVIEEAFEKGWTVEKIHQATRIDPWFLHKLKHIYDHKNELEKYNAPEDLPAELLRKAKILGFSDFQVARSVMKDMHEYMHDGVMTIRELRKKLKIVPVVKQIDTLAAEYPAMTNYLYLTYSGTSNDVKYLGDHRSVIVLGSGAYRIGSSVEFDWCSVNALYAINKEGYRSVMINYNPETVSTDYDICDRLYFDELSFERVMDIIELENPHGVILSMGGQIPNNLAMRLHDQKVNILGTSPMSIDRAENRHKFSTLCDNLRIDQPRWKELTSIQDTYDFVDEVGFPVLIRPSYVLSGAAMNVVSNKEEMEHYLKLAAKVSRQYPVVVSEFIEQAKEIELDAVARNGELVAYAISEHVEFAGVHSGDATIVFPAQKIYFETMRRIKRISRMIAKELNISGPFNIQFLAKDNDIKVIECNLRASRSFPFVSKILKVNFIELATRVILGKEVEKPGKSVFDLDCIGIKAPQFSFSRLLKADPILGVDMASTGEVGCIGENFYEAILKSMLSVGYNYPKKNILLSTGPMRSKVELVNSCKLLIDKGYNLFGTHGTAQFLEMNGIPCTMLHWPDEDKKPNTLDYLKSKMIDLVINIPKDLSKSELSNDYLIRRSAVDYNIPLITNARLASAFLTALCKISLEEIAIKSWDEY
- the corA gene encoding magnesium/cobalt transporter CorA, with translation MAKKKTFRELKRESLERKMAFKDEDPLEIEILVYDEKTAKRDATKDIQDLKPLVDKDKINLIIINNLTEQDDIDELGNFFGIHPMVMEDAISEAEIPSIQESGDQLLVTLKLIDLKASGDLDMKHIGLLLGEFYVIVFKDSENKVFNEIKARIENGKSKARQKKPDYLFYLLTDAVIDTYYSVVNEIDNKIDKMEAVLLEHPDTNYIRNLYRIKQPMSEMRSVVYPMREALMNMIQGDYPLIEDETLPFLHDVKDHINNIVTMFETSRDTLSDLLEINNSNINNRLNATMKMLTIITTLFVPLTLIAGIYGMNFRFMPELSWKVGYPMALGLMLVTAGVMLYIMKRNKLL